A window of Equus przewalskii isolate Varuska chromosome 16, EquPr2, whole genome shotgun sequence contains these coding sequences:
- the TRIM13 gene encoding E3 ubiquitin-protein ligase TRIM13 isoform X2 has translation MELLEEDLTCPICCSLFDDPRVLPCSHNFCKKCLEGILEGNVRNSLWRLSPFKCPTCRKETSATGVNSLQVNYSLKGIVEKYNKIKISPKMPVCKGHLGQPLNIFCLTDMQLICGICATRGDHTKHVFCSIEDAYAQERDAFESLFQSFETWRRGDALSRLDTLETSKRKSLQLLTKDSDKVKEFFEKLQHTLDQKKNEILSDLETMKLAVMQAYDPEINKLNTILQEQRMAFNIAEAFKDVSEPIIFLQQMQEFREKIKVIKETPLPPSNLPTSPLMKNFDTSQWEDIKLVDVDKLSLPQDTGTFISKIPWSFYQLFVVVILLGLLIFFGPTIFLEWSLFDEFATWKDHLSNFSSYLTKSADFVELSVFSWEQVTDWFFIFSERFKNFTLVVLNNVAEFVCKYKLL, from the coding sequence ATGGAGCTGCTTGAAGAAGATCTCACCTGCCCAATTTGTTGCAGTCTGTTTGATGATCCTCGAGTTTTGCCTTGCTCGCACAACTTTTGCAAAAAATGCTTAGAAGGGATCTTAGAGGGGAATGTGAGGAATTCCTTGTGGAGATTATCTCCATTCAAGTGCCCCACATGCCGTAAGGAAACTTCAGCTACTGGAGTCAATAGCCTGCAGGTTAATTACTCCCTGAAGGGTATTGTGGAGAAGTATAACAAGATCAAGATCTCTCCCAAAATGCCAGTGTGCAAAGGACACTTGGGGCAGCCTCTCAACATTTTCTGCCTGACTGATATGCAGCTGATTTGTGGGATCTGTGCTACTCGTGGTGACCACACCAAGCATGTCTTCTGTTCTATTGAAGATGCCTATGCTCAGGAAAGGGATGCCTTTGAGTCCCTCTTCCAGAGCTTTGAGACCTGGCGTCGGGGTGATGCTCTTTCTCGCTTGGATACCTTGGAAACTAGCAAAAGGAAATCTCTACAGTTACTGACTAAAGATTCAGATAAAGTGAAGGAGTTTTTTGAGAAGTTACAACACACATTAgatcaaaagaagaatgaaatcctgTCTGACTTGGAGACCATGAAACTTGCAGTTATGCAAGCCTATGACCCAGAGATCAACAAACTCAACACCATCTTGCAGGAACAACGAATGGCCTTTAACATTGCTGAGGCTTTCAAAGACGTGTCAGAACCTATCATATTTCTACAACAGATGCAGGAGttcagggagaaaataaaagtaatcaaGGAAACTCCTTTACCTCCCTCTAATTTGCCCACAAGCCCTTTAATGAAGAACTTTGATACCAGTCAATGGGAAGACATAAAACTAGTAGATGTGGATAAACTTTCTTTGCCTCAAGACACTGGCACTTTCATTAGCAAGATTCCCTGGAGCTTTTATCAGTTATTTGTGGTAGTCATTCTGCTTggccttctcattttctttggtcCTACCATATTCCTAGAATGGTCTTTATTTGATGAATTTGCAACTTGGAAAGACCATCTTTCAAACTTCAGTTCCTATCTGACTAAATCAGCTGATTTTGTAGAACTGTCAGTTTTTTCCTGGGAACAGGTGACAGAttggtttttcattttcagtgaaAGATTCAAGAATTTTACTTTGGTGGTGCTGAACAATGTGGCAGAATTTGTGTGcaaatataaactattatga
- the KCNRG gene encoding potassium channel regulatory protein has protein sequence MSSQELVTLNVGGKIFTTRFSTIKQFPASRLTRMLDGRDQEFKMVGGQIFVDRDGVLFSFILDFLRTHQLLLPTDFSDYLRLQREALFYELDPLVDLLNQEHLLQPRPALVEVHFLSRNTQAFFRVFGSCSKTIEMLTGRITVFIEQHSAPTWSSNSFPHQVNLLPLPPQRPSYHDLVFQCGSDSTTDNQTGVRYVSIKPDNRKLANGTNVLGLLIDTLLMEGFHLVSTRTVSEDKTECYSFERIKRPEALSMNKTLKPETTITPEQSQKKK, from the exons ATGAGTAGTCAGGAACTGGTCACTTTGAACGTGGGAGGGAAGATATTCACAACAAGGTTTTCTACCATAAAGCAGTTTCCTGCCTCTCGGTTGACACGAATGTTAGATGGCAGAGACCAAGAATTCAAGATGGTTGGTGGCCAAATTTTTGTGGACAGAGATGGTGTTTTGTTTAGTTTCATCTTAGATTTTTTGAGAACTCACCAGCTTTTATTACCCACTGACTTTTCAGACTATCTTAGGCTTCAGCGAGAGGCTCTTTTCTATGAACTTGATCCTCTGGTTGATCTCTTAAATCAAGAACACCTGCTACAGCCGAGACCTGCTCTTGTGGAAGTGCATTTCCTAAGCCGGAACACTCAAGCTTTTTTCAGGGTGTTTGGCTCTTGCAGCAAAACAATTGAGATGCTAACTGGGAGGATTACAGTGTTTATAGAGCAACATTCAGCACCGACCTGGAGTAGTAACTCTTTCCCTCATCAGGTGAACTTACTTCCACTGCCTCCACAAAGACCTTCTTACCATGACCTGGTTTTCCAGTGTGGCTCTGACAGCACTACTGATAACCAAACTGGAGTCAG GTATGTTTCTATAAAACCTGATAACCGAAAATTGGCCAACGGAACTAATGTCCTCGGCTTACTGATTGACACTTTGTTAATGGAAGGCTTTCATCTGGTCAGCACTAGAACAGTATCTGAAGACAAAACTGAATGCTATAGCTTTGAAAGGATAAAAAGGCCTGAAGCTCTCTCCATGAACAAAACACTGAAACCAGAGACTACCATCACGCCAGAGcaatctcagaaaaagaaatga
- the TRIM13 gene encoding E3 ubiquitin-protein ligase TRIM13 isoform X1, with amino-acid sequence MPEKDVMELLEEDLTCPICCSLFDDPRVLPCSHNFCKKCLEGILEGNVRNSLWRLSPFKCPTCRKETSATGVNSLQVNYSLKGIVEKYNKIKISPKMPVCKGHLGQPLNIFCLTDMQLICGICATRGDHTKHVFCSIEDAYAQERDAFESLFQSFETWRRGDALSRLDTLETSKRKSLQLLTKDSDKVKEFFEKLQHTLDQKKNEILSDLETMKLAVMQAYDPEINKLNTILQEQRMAFNIAEAFKDVSEPIIFLQQMQEFREKIKVIKETPLPPSNLPTSPLMKNFDTSQWEDIKLVDVDKLSLPQDTGTFISKIPWSFYQLFVVVILLGLLIFFGPTIFLEWSLFDEFATWKDHLSNFSSYLTKSADFVELSVFSWEQVTDWFFIFSERFKNFTLVVLNNVAEFVCKYKLL; translated from the exons ATGCCAGAAAAG GATGTGATGGAGCTGCTTGAAGAAGATCTCACCTGCCCAATTTGTTGCAGTCTGTTTGATGATCCTCGAGTTTTGCCTTGCTCGCACAACTTTTGCAAAAAATGCTTAGAAGGGATCTTAGAGGGGAATGTGAGGAATTCCTTGTGGAGATTATCTCCATTCAAGTGCCCCACATGCCGTAAGGAAACTTCAGCTACTGGAGTCAATAGCCTGCAGGTTAATTACTCCCTGAAGGGTATTGTGGAGAAGTATAACAAGATCAAGATCTCTCCCAAAATGCCAGTGTGCAAAGGACACTTGGGGCAGCCTCTCAACATTTTCTGCCTGACTGATATGCAGCTGATTTGTGGGATCTGTGCTACTCGTGGTGACCACACCAAGCATGTCTTCTGTTCTATTGAAGATGCCTATGCTCAGGAAAGGGATGCCTTTGAGTCCCTCTTCCAGAGCTTTGAGACCTGGCGTCGGGGTGATGCTCTTTCTCGCTTGGATACCTTGGAAACTAGCAAAAGGAAATCTCTACAGTTACTGACTAAAGATTCAGATAAAGTGAAGGAGTTTTTTGAGAAGTTACAACACACATTAgatcaaaagaagaatgaaatcctgTCTGACTTGGAGACCATGAAACTTGCAGTTATGCAAGCCTATGACCCAGAGATCAACAAACTCAACACCATCTTGCAGGAACAACGAATGGCCTTTAACATTGCTGAGGCTTTCAAAGACGTGTCAGAACCTATCATATTTCTACAACAGATGCAGGAGttcagggagaaaataaaagtaatcaaGGAAACTCCTTTACCTCCCTCTAATTTGCCCACAAGCCCTTTAATGAAGAACTTTGATACCAGTCAATGGGAAGACATAAAACTAGTAGATGTGGATAAACTTTCTTTGCCTCAAGACACTGGCACTTTCATTAGCAAGATTCCCTGGAGCTTTTATCAGTTATTTGTGGTAGTCATTCTGCTTggccttctcattttctttggtcCTACCATATTCCTAGAATGGTCTTTATTTGATGAATTTGCAACTTGGAAAGACCATCTTTCAAACTTCAGTTCCTATCTGACTAAATCAGCTGATTTTGTAGAACTGTCAGTTTTTTCCTGGGAACAGGTGACAGAttggtttttcattttcagtgaaAGATTCAAGAATTTTACTTTGGTGGTGCTGAACAATGTGGCAGAATTTGTGTGcaaatataaactattatga